CTAACTTAGCTATTTTTCTTGGATCGTCTCGATATAGCTGACCAAGGCGTCGATTCGCGCCTGAATGACGAGCTCGCGCTCCTGGGCCCGCAGGCCGGGCGCTTCGGCTTCAGCATTGAACCAGTCGCCCCAAACGGGCATGTCGCGCGGACCGTGAACCTTGACGGATTCACGCCCATCGATGATCGCTGCGATCCGTTCACGCGGGAAAGGTCCGCCGTTCTTGCGCGCAAGCTTGGTCAGGTCTGCCGGCTCGAGAGCCAAATACTCGGCTACGGGACCGTCTCCCACGCCACTTTCGCCGTGGCATGATGCGCAATAGGTTTCAAAGTCCTCTTCGCCTAGCGCGACGCTCAGCGGCGTTTTTGCGGTCGAACCTTCTCCGCTCCCCACTGACGTCGCACCTGTCAACGGCACCAGGACAAACGTGGCGGCCACAGCGCCCACTACGATCAGAATTACATTACGCATCTATCTGGCGACTCAAACTGGGCACCCGACAGGTAACCCGAGGAACGCTCTATCCATTTATATACACGATATTTTAACAGAAACCACACGAGTCAATGCGGCGGTCTCCACAGCATCGGATGACGAAAGCTTTGTGACAAAGCGCCGTCGCCATCCGTGTCCATCAAGATCATCATGAGATGCATACCCTGTCTCTGTCCCATCATGCCCATGGCTCGGCCTATCATGCCTTGGCCCATCATGGCTTGGCCCGGCGGGCAATCATCGGCTCTGGCAATATTGCTTGCCAGAAGCATGGCAGAGGCTATCAGCGTCAAATATGGCGCTTTCATATTTGTAACCTTGGCTTGAGCGAAGTGGCCAAAAAATAAAGGGCCGGCGAGCGTCGCGCCTTGACCTTAGTCAAACCGCCGGCAGCGCATGATACCGAGAATATCAATCCGGTGTTGGCCTGCGCGCCGACAATGGCCGAAGCAGAATACCTGCAACGTTTGAGAAGTCGCGCAAGCTGCGGGCCTCGGTGCCGAATGGCGGGTAGCAGGACGGATTTTTGCAGGCCTTGCCCCAGGTCAAGCCGGGGATCGCTCGTATCGCTCTGGCTAAGGCAGGAGCCGGTAATCCTGTCCAAGTCAGGGCCGCCCTGACAGCCAATTGTCAGCTGGCTCATGAGATATTGTGCTGGAAACGGTCCGCGGCATGTCCCGGGACCCTCGACTTGGAAATCCAGCCTCACATGAAACAGATTGCCCTGTCGTTTTTCGTGATCGCGGCCTCCGGCGCTTACGTGTGGGATCAGGCGGGCAGGGGTCCCGCTGGCGACATGATCGATACGGCAGGTCCCGCCAGTGCCGCCGAGGACAATATGGTGCAGCCTCTAGGTCATGTGCCTGCTCCCGCTGCTGACGTTGTGGCGCCTGCCCTGGCCCCGCCCGGGATCGAACAGCAGAGCATGCTGACCGGGACACCGGCCACTCCACCGGCCACGTTTGGCAGCGAACCTATGGCCGCGATCGCCGCACCCGTGCCGGATCAGCCGGCCGCCGCAAAGCCTGAGGCTGCAGAAAGGACAATTATCGTCAAGCAGCCGCAAGTTTCCCAGGCACCCGCCGCCCCGACGGAATGGGCGCCCGCCCGGCTCCTCGCCGATGCCGCATCGCAGGAAGCGTCCGTCGCCATAAGGCCAGTTGCATACATCCCCATTCCGAAGCCGAGGCCGGCCCATCTTCAAGCATCCGCTCGTGTCATCAAGGCCGCCACGAAATCATCCGTCCATTCCGGCGCAAAGCCGGCCGCACACGCTTTTGCCGACGGCATTTACACCGGTCCGGTCACTGATGCCTATTATGGCCTCATCCAGATTCAGGCCTTCGTCCAGGGCGGCCGCCTCATGGCGCTCAGCGTGTTGAGATACCCGTCGCACCGCGGAACTTCGATCAGAATCAACCGTCAGGCACTGCCCATGCTGCGAGACGAAGCGATCAGCGCGCAAAGCGCCAATGTAGACATCATTTCGGGTGCGACGCTGACCAGCAGGGCCTTCATCCAGTCGCTTGGCGGCGCATTGAAGGAAGCGTCGTCCTGATCCATGCGCGAGACCCGGCTTCTGATGGGTATGCCCATCACCCTCGATATCCGCGGTGCCGGGGACGTGACGCTTGTCGATACCGTCTTCGAATATTTCCAGGGTGTCGACCGGCGGTTCAGCACTTACCGGAGCGACAGCGAGATTTCGGCCATCAACCGGGGCGATGTTTCACGCCAGGACTGGAGCGGTGAAATGAGGGAAGTGCTGGCGCTCGCCGAACGCACGAAGAACGAGACAGGCGGATATTTCGACATCCGCAAGCCCGATGGCTCGCTCGATCCGTCCGGTATCGTCAAGGGCTGGGCCATACGCAACGCCGCTGGAATCCTTAACCGGGCTTGTGTCGGCGACTTCTTCATCGACGCCGGCGGCGACATACAATCTTGCGGCAGGAATGCATCGGGCCTCGACTGGAGCGTCGGCATACGCAATCCTTTCAATGCCGCCGAGATCATCAAGATCGTCTATCCGCGTGGACGCGGCATTGCGACCTCCGGCACCTATGTGCGCGGGCAGCACATCTACAATCCGCTGGGCATTGGCGACCCGATCACCGAGATCGTCAGCCTGACCGTTATCGGCGAGGATGTGTGCGAAGCCGACCGTTTCGCCACTGCCGCCTTCGCCATGGGCCGGGATGGAATTCTCTTTCTCGAGCAGGCGACGGGCCTTGAGGGCTACATGGTCGACAGCAACGGCCGCGCCACGCAGACAAGCTACTTCGGAGCCTTTTGCCAATAATGATCAAGGCGATCGACCGGTTTCTCGACCATCAGACTATGTACCGGCTGGTCCTCTACTTTCTGGTCGCCCTGCTGGGCTCGGCCCTGGTGCTCGGCTTATTCAGACTTTTGCCGCAGGATCCGGTCGCGCTCGCCTTGACGACGGTCGTCATGCTGATCGCGTGCTGGATCACCAACCGGCTTTTTGCCGTTGTCTTCCAGGTTCCGGCCAACAGCGAGTCCGTCTACATCACGGCCCTTATCCTGGCGCTCATCCTTGATCCGGTGGCCGCCATCGACCTCAAGCGGATCGGCGCGGTGATGCTCGCCTGCGTCTGGGCGATTTCATCCAAGTTCATCCTTGCCATCAGCAGGAAGCACCTGTTCAACCCCGCGGCGCTGGGTGTAGCGCTGACCGCGGCGCTTCTGAACCAGCCTGCCACATGGTGGGTCGGAGGCAATCTGCCATTGCTTCCTGTCGTGCTCGTCGGCGGCCTCCTCATCGTGCGCAAGCTGCGCCGGCTCGATCTCGTCGCCACTTTCGTCGCTGTCGCGCTTGCGACGATCCTTGCAACCGCCGAGCCATCTCAATGTCTCACTGCGCTGAAGGAGACGCTCACCTCGTCGCCGCTGCTGTTCTTTGCATTCGTCATGCTGACCGAGCCGCTGACGTCACCGACGAGGCGGTGGCCGCGCATCGCCTTCGCCGCCATTGTCGGCTTCCTATTTGCACCCAGCGTCCATATCGGCTCGTTCTACTTCACGCCGGAGCTGGCGCTCTTGTCGGGAAACCTTTTTGCCTATGCGGTCAGCCCCAAGGGACGTCTCGTACTGACGCTGGAGCGCATCGAGCAATCTTCCGTCAACAGCTACGATTTTATCTTCAGGTCGCCTCGAAGCCTCGCCTTCCAGGCCGGCCAGTACCTCGAATGGACGCTAGGTCTCGACCGCCCGGACGTTCGTGGCAACCGCCGCTACTTCACGATCGCATCGGCGCCAACGGAGGATCGGGTTCGGCTTGGGGTCAAGTTCTATGCGCGGGCGAGCGCGTTCAAGCAGGCGCTCGGCATGATGACGCCAGGCAGCACGATCCACGCTTCGCAACTCGCCGGCGACTTCACCCTGCCGTCCGATTCCGAAACCAAGATCGCCTTCCTGGCGGGCGGCATCGGCATCACGCCATTCCGCTCCATGCTTCAGTTTCTCATCGACAGTCGTGAAAGTCGCCCGATCGTCCTCCTCTATGGAGTCGAGACCCAGCATGAAGCCGCTTATCTCGATGTGCTTGCCGCGGCCAGGCGGGAGCTGGGCATAAGGACGGTGCTTGCCGTGGCTCGGGGCGCGGTGCAAGGCCAGTACCCTGGCTATATCGACGCGCGTCTGGTCCGCCTGGCCATTCCCGATTATCTGGAGCGGACCTTCTACATTTCCGGCCCGCAGGCCATGGTCAAGGCGCTGCGCAAAAAACTCCTGGCCATGGGTGTTCGCCGCTCCAAGATAAGGGTCGACTATTTCCCGGGCTTTGCCTGAGAGCTGGTCAACCGTGTCTCGGCAAGGCGACGGTCACAACCAGACCCGGATCGGCATTGGCCATGGCTAGCCGGCCGCCATAGGCCTCGACAATGTCGGCGACGATGGCGAGGCCCAATCCGCTGCTGCCACCCTTGCTGTCCAGCTGGACGCCCCGCGATAAGGCGGCTTCTCGGTCCGCAGGGGGAATCCCTGCACCGTCGTCGGCGACGGCGATGGTCACTTCGCTGGCGGTCGCGGATGCGCTAACGCGAACCGAGGATCTTGCGAAGCGCGCCGCATTCTCCACCAGATTGCCCAGGATCTCCGACAGATCGCCTTCATCGACCGGTGCTGTGAAATCCTCTGCAATGTCGAGCTCGAATGAAAGCTGTTTGCCGCCTGGCGTGCGCTTGACGACCGCGATCACGCCGGCGGCGGTTTCGCGGCCCCGGCACGATGCCTTGCCCGAAACGCCGGGTGCCAGCCGCGCCCGCGCCAGCTCTCGCTCGACATGGCGGCGGATCGCACCGGCGCTCTTCTCGATCTCGTCAGCGAGTTCGGTCTCGCCCTTGCTGCGTAAGGCGCGTATGTCGGCCGAAAGCACCTGCAGCGGCGTCTTGAGCCCGTGCGCCAGGTCGGTGGCGCGCGCCCGGGCACGAGCAAGGGCCTTCTCTTGTGCATCCAGCAGGCGGTTGATTTCGTTGGCGAGCGGCTGCACCTCGCGGGGGGCCACCACATCAAGCCGCGCTGTTTTCTGCGCGATGACGTTGCGAACGGCGACCCTCAGGTTTTCCAGCGGCGCAAGGCCGACGGTGATCTGGACGAAGAAGGCCGCAATGAGTGCCGCGGCCAGCACAACGAGTGCCGGCGCGAGGTCTTGGACATATTCGCGCACCGAAACCTCGACGCTGCGATGGTCCTCCGCCACGATGGCGCGAAAGGACCGGCCGTCGGCATCGGTGATAGTGCGCTGGACGGCAATGGTAAGCTCGCCGCCGGGCCCCGGTAGCTCCTCGATCTCTCTCACTTCGCCACTCTCTGTCTGGGCCGGCAGGGCAAGCGATGCGTCCCACAGCGAGCGCGAGCGCACGATTCTATGGCGGACCAGGTCTTCCACTTGCCAGTAACGGCCTGACAGGGGATTGGCGAAGCGCGGATCGGTCAGCTCCGCTGCGACCGACAGGCGGCCGTCGGCGGCGAAGCTGGTCGCGCCGATCAGTTCATTGAGATCGACGGTCAGTTCGCGGACAATACGCCGCTCGACATTTAGTTCGAAGAGATAACGCAGTCCGATCCCGGCGATGGCAAGGGCGACGAGGATCGAAATGGTTGCCGCCAACCAGAGCCTGAAGCGGATCGAGTTGCCCATCAGGGCGGTCCGTCCGGTACGAGATATCCGAACCCACGGCGGGTCTCGATCACATCGTTGCCGAGTTTGCGGCGCAGGCGCGCGACGATGACCTCGATCGCGTTGGGATCGCGATCATTGCCGGACTCGTACAGATGCTCCGCGAGTTCGGTCGGCGCCACCACGCGCCCGGCGTGATGCATCAGGAACGCTATCAACCGGTATTCCAGCGGCGACAGCGCGACGGGGACGCCGCGTAGCGAAAGGCGCATCTGGCGCGTATCGAGCCGCAGGGGGCCGGATTTCAGCACGGGTGCCGCCTGGCCAGTCGAGCGCCGAAGGATAGCACGCAGCCGGGCCAGCAGCTCCTCCATCTCGAATGGTTTGGGCAGGTAGTCGTCAGCCCCGGCATTGATGCCTTCGACGCGTTCGGTCCAAAGACCCCTTGCCGTCAGGATCAGGACGGGAAAACGGCGCCTGTTGGCGCGCCAGTGCTTCAGCACCGTCAGGCCGTCGAGCTTCGGCAAGCCGAGATCCAGTATTGCTGCATCGTAGTTCTCGACGTCGCCCGCGAACCAGGCAGCTTGGCCGTCCCGCACGGTGTCGACAGCCATTCCGGCACCCTGCAGGACCGCCACGATGTCGTCGGCGATACGGGATTCGTCCTCGGCAAGCAGGATCTTCATCAGTCGCCCTCTTCGCGGGGAATGACTACCCCGGCGCCGGCGTCCACATCGACGACCCTGCGGCGCCCGTCGGCGGCAACGACCTGGAACCGGTAGACCCACCGGTTACCCATCCGGATGAAATCGACGGCCACGATGTCGCCTGGGGCCTGGGCGCGGACCATGCCCAGGATATTGGACAGGCCCTTGATCTCGCCTCGTTCGTAAAGATCCCGCGCCCGATCATGGTCCCCGTCATCGTCCATGTCGGCGCGAGCGGCGAGCGGCCAACCCAGGACGAAGCCGGAAAGCCCCACCATAGCGAGACGCTTCAGAACGGTTTTCATGAGCGACGTCTGTTGCATACCGGAGCTTGCAATTTGCTGTCGATAGCGTTCTATCCGCGGGGGATATATCTGAAATCGCTTCGAAAGGTAACGGTACTGGGCGTCGAATTGCTTGTTCACCTCATACCCGCCCGTATAGCTAGCTGACATCAATATGTAGAGCCAACCCCCGCGCGCGACCAGTTTTGGTTGCCAGGGATCATGTCCTAGGAGCGG
This genomic stretch from Nordella sp. HKS 07 harbors:
- a CDS encoding response regulator transcription factor translates to MKILLAEDESRIADDIVAVLQGAGMAVDTVRDGQAAWFAGDVENYDAAILDLGLPKLDGLTVLKHWRANRRRFPVLILTARGLWTERVEGINAGADDYLPKPFEMEELLARLRAILRRSTGQAAPVLKSGPLRLDTRQMRLSLRGVPVALSPLEYRLIAFLMHHAGRVVAPTELAEHLYESGNDRDPNAIEVIVARLRRKLGNDVIETRRGFGYLVPDGPP
- a CDS encoding RnfABCDGE type electron transport complex subunit D, with the protein product MIKAIDRFLDHQTMYRLVLYFLVALLGSALVLGLFRLLPQDPVALALTTVVMLIACWITNRLFAVVFQVPANSESVYITALILALILDPVAAIDLKRIGAVMLACVWAISSKFILAISRKHLFNPAALGVALTAALLNQPATWWVGGNLPLLPVVLVGGLLIVRKLRRLDLVATFVAVALATILATAEPSQCLTALKETLTSSPLLFFAFVMLTEPLTSPTRRWPRIAFAAIVGFLFAPSVHIGSFYFTPELALLSGNLFAYAVSPKGRLVLTLERIEQSSVNSYDFIFRSPRSLAFQAGQYLEWTLGLDRPDVRGNRRYFTIASAPTEDRVRLGVKFYARASAFKQALGMMTPGSTIHASQLAGDFTLPSDSETKIAFLAGGIGITPFRSMLQFLIDSRESRPIVLLYGVETQHEAAYLDVLAAARRELGIRTVLAVARGAVQGQYPGYIDARLVRLAIPDYLERTFYISGPQAMVKALRKKLLAMGVRRSKIRVDYFPGFA
- a CDS encoding FMN-binding protein — its product is MKQIALSFFVIAASGAYVWDQAGRGPAGDMIDTAGPASAAEDNMVQPLGHVPAPAADVVAPALAPPGIEQQSMLTGTPATPPATFGSEPMAAIAAPVPDQPAAAKPEAAERTIIVKQPQVSQAPAAPTEWAPARLLADAASQEASVAIRPVAYIPIPKPRPAHLQASARVIKAATKSSVHSGAKPAAHAFADGIYTGPVTDAYYGLIQIQAFVQGGRLMALSVLRYPSHRGTSIRINRQALPMLRDEAISAQSANVDIISGATLTSRAFIQSLGGALKEASS
- a CDS encoding sensor histidine kinase KdpD; this encodes MGNSIRFRLWLAATISILVALAIAGIGLRYLFELNVERRIVRELTVDLNELIGATSFAADGRLSVAAELTDPRFANPLSGRYWQVEDLVRHRIVRSRSLWDASLALPAQTESGEVREIEELPGPGGELTIAVQRTITDADGRSFRAIVAEDHRSVEVSVREYVQDLAPALVVLAAALIAAFFVQITVGLAPLENLRVAVRNVIAQKTARLDVVAPREVQPLANEINRLLDAQEKALARARARATDLAHGLKTPLQVLSADIRALRSKGETELADEIEKSAGAIRRHVERELARARLAPGVSGKASCRGRETAAGVIAVVKRTPGGKQLSFELDIAEDFTAPVDEGDLSEILGNLVENAARFARSSVRVSASATASEVTIAVADDGAGIPPADREAALSRGVQLDSKGGSSGLGLAIVADIVEAYGGRLAMANADPGLVVTVALPRHG
- a CDS encoding PepSY domain-containing protein, coding for MQQTSLMKTVLKRLAMVGLSGFVLGWPLAARADMDDDGDHDRARDLYERGEIKGLSNILGMVRAQAPGDIVAVDFIRMGNRWVYRFQVVAADGRRRVVDVDAGAGVVIPREEGD
- a CDS encoding cytochrome c — encoded protein: MRNVILIVVGAVAATFVLVPLTGATSVGSGEGSTAKTPLSVALGEEDFETYCASCHGESGVGDGPVAEYLALEPADLTKLARKNGGPFPRERIAAIIDGRESVKVHGPRDMPVWGDWFNAEAEAPGLRAQERELVIQARIDALVSYIETIQEK
- a CDS encoding FAD:protein FMN transferase gives rise to the protein MRETRLLMGMPITLDIRGAGDVTLVDTVFEYFQGVDRRFSTYRSDSEISAINRGDVSRQDWSGEMREVLALAERTKNETGGYFDIRKPDGSLDPSGIVKGWAIRNAAGILNRACVGDFFIDAGGDIQSCGRNASGLDWSVGIRNPFNAAEIIKIVYPRGRGIATSGTYVRGQHIYNPLGIGDPITEIVSLTVIGEDVCEADRFATAAFAMGRDGILFLEQATGLEGYMVDSNGRATQTSYFGAFCQ